In a single window of the Ficedula albicollis isolate OC2 chromosome 13, FicAlb1.5, whole genome shotgun sequence genome:
- the MATR3 gene encoding matrin-3 isoform X1 encodes MSKSFQQSSLSRDSQGHGRDLSAGIGLLAAATQSLNMPASLGRMNQGTARLASLMNLGMSSSLNQQGSHSALSSGSTSSHNLQSIFNIGSRGPLPLSSQHRGDADQATNILASFGLSARDLDELSRYPEDKITPENLPQILLQLKRRRAEEGYGRDGRSSTREPPYRVPRDDWEEKRHFRRDSFDDRGPSLNPVVDYDHGSRSQESGYYDRMDYEDDRLRDGERCRDESFYGETSHNYHKFDSEYDRMGRGPGPERSLFEKKRGAPPNSNIEDFHGFLPKGYPHLCSICDMPVHSNKEWNHHINGATHSRRCQLLLEIYPEWNPDSDSGHGMGDPFMLQQSTNPAPGILGPPPPPFHLGGPPVGPRGAGNGNMQGPRHMQKGRVETSRVVHIMDFQRGKNLRYQLLQLVEPFGIITNHLILNKINEAFIEMSTTEDAQAAVEYYSTTPALVFGKPVRVHLSQKYKRIKKPEGKPDQKTEPPKPELGRVIHLSNLPHSGYSDNAVLKLAEPYGKIKNYILMRMKSQAFIEMETREDALAMVEHCANKALWFQGRCVKVDLSEKYKKLVLRIPNKGVELLKKDKTRKRTYSPDSKDSPSDKKSKTEPAQKPESGNAEEKAKEEKQEDAAEPSGAKSGEQAEQDEPSLLLESEDELLVDEEEAAALLESGSSAGEDADVANLADVATEEKKDTPDDATVKTEGNAAATPAAKKKLKKRYVGGFPRSMEGFVTLDEVGDEEDSDHQKLRKAGLAAKAAGKGEDSLAEIKVDKMEEAEQEGETLENGTKSEESAKAESVEGSDAAAAQESEKNTQENTEPQGEQETKSVLEKPLVPDEFRIGPYQPNIPVGVNYVVPKTGFYCKLCSLFYTNEDVAKKTHCSSLPHYQKLKKILDKMAEDYRQKKEA; translated from the exons ATGTCCAAGTCATTCCAGCAGTCATCTCTGAGTAGGGATTCCCAAGGTCATGGGCGTGACCTCTCTGCAGGAATAGGCCTTCTTGCTGCTGCTACCCAGTCTTTAAATATGCCAGCATCTCTTGGAAGGATGAACCAGGGTACTGCACGCCTTGCTAGCTTAATGAATCTTGGAATGAGTTCTTCATTGAACCAACAAGGATCTCATAGTGCACTGTCTTCTGGTAGTACCTCTTCCCATAATTTGCAGTCTATATTTAACATTGGAAGTAGAGGTCCGCTCCCTTTGTCTTCTCAGCACCGTGGAGATGCAGACCAGGCCACAAACATTTTGGCCAGCTTTGGTCTGTCTGCTAGAGACTTAGATGAACTGAGTCGCTATCCCGAGGACAAGATCACTCCTGAAAACTTGCCTCAGATCCTTCTACAACTTAAAAGGAGGAGAGCTGAAGAAGGTTATGGTAGAGATGGCAGATCATCCACACGGGAACCACCATACAGAGTACCTAGGGATGATTGGGAAGAAAAGAGGCATTTTAGAAGAGATAGCTTTGATGATCGTGGTCCTAGTCTCAACCCAGTGGTTGACTATGACCATGGAAGTCGTTCTCAAGAATCTGGTTATTATGACAGAATGGATTATGAAGATGACAGATTGAGAGATGGAGAAAGGTGTAGGGATGAATCTTTTTATGGTGAGACTTCGCATAACTATCATAAATTTGACAGTGAGTATGACAGAATGGGTCGTGGTCCTGGTCCCGAGAGATCTCTCTTTGAGAAAAAGAGAGGTGCTCCTCCAAATAGCAATATTGAAGACTTCCATGGATTCTTACCGAAGGGTTATCCCCATCTGTGCTCTATATGTGATATGCCAGTTCATTCTAATAAG GAGTGGAACCATCACATCAATGGAGCGACTCACAGCCGCcgctgtcagctgctgctggaaat aTACCCAGAATGGAATCCTGACAGTGATTCAGGGCATGGAAT GGGTGATCCCTTTATGTTGCAGCAATCTACAAACCCTGCACCAGGAATTTTGGGACCACCACCACCTCCATTCCACCTTGGAGGACCTCCTGTTGGGCCCAGAG gagctggaaatggaaatatGCAAGGACCCAGGCACATGCAGAAGGGCAGAGTG GAAACAAGCAGAGTCGTGCACATCATGGATTTCCAGAGGGGAAAGAACCTGAGAtatcagctgctccagctcgTTGAACCCTTTGGGATAATTACCAATCACCTGATCCTGAACAAAATCAATGAG GCATTTATTGAAATGTCAACCACTGAAGATGCCCAGGCTGCAGTGGAATATTATTCAACAACACCTGCCCTGGTGTTTGGTAAACCAGTCAGAGTCCACTTGTCACAGAAATACAAGAGAATAAAG AAGCCTGAGGGTAAACCTGACCAGAAGACTGAGCCACCAAAGCCAGAACTTGGTCGTGTGATCCACCTGAGCAACTTGCCCCACTCGGGCTACTCTGACAACGCCGTGCTCAAACTGGCTGAGCCCTACGGGAAGATCAAGAACTACATCCTCATGAGAATGAAAAGCCAG GCCTTTATTGAGATGGAGACCAGAGAAGATGCTTTGGCCATGGTTGAGCATTGTGCCAACAAAGCTCTTTGGTTCCAAGGCAGATGTGTGAAAGTGGATTTATCTGAAAAGTACAAGAAACTGGTGTTGAGG attccAAACAAAGGAGTTGAACTGctgaaaaaagataaaaccag AAAGAGAACATACTCCCCAGACAGCAAAGATTCTCCCAGTGATAAGAAGTCCAAAACAGAACCTGCTCAGAAACCTGAGAGTGgcaatgcagaagaaaaagcaaaagaggagAAACAGGAGGATGCTGCTGAGCCTTCAGGTGCCAAAAGTGGGGAACAGGCAGAGCAAGACGAGCCCAGTTTACTGCTGGAGTCTGAAGATGAGCTGCTGGTggatgaggaggaggcagcagcactgttaGAAAgtggcagctcagcaggggAGGATGCAGATGTTGCCAATTTAGCTGATGTGgctactgaggaaaaaaaagacacaccTGATGATGCGACTGTAAAAACTGAGGGGAATGCTGCAGCCACTCCAGCAGCCAAGAAAAAGCTCAAAAAG CGCTACGTGGGCGGATTCCCGCGCAGCATGGAGGGCTTCGTCACCCTGGACGAGGTGGGCGACGAGGAGGACTCGGACCACCAGAAACTGCGCAAGGCGGGGCTGGCGGCCAAGGCTGCGGGCAAGGGCGAGGACAGCCTGGCAGAGATCAAGGTGGACAAGATGGAGGAGGCGGAGCAGGAGGGTGAGACGTTGGAAAACGGCACCAAGAGCGAAGAGAGCGCCAAGGCTGAAAGCGTGGAGGGGTCTGATGCTGCCGCAGCGCAGGAGAGCGAGAAAAACACCCAGGAGaacacagagccccagggcgAGCAGGAAACAAAGAGTGTCCTGGAGAAACCTCTTGTCCCAGATGAGTTCAGGATTGGGCCATACCAGCCAAACATTCCTGTGG GTGTGAATTATGTGGTACCCAAAACAGGGTTTTATTGCAAATTGTGTTCCCTGTTCTACACAAATGAAGATGTTGCAAAAAAGACCCATTGCAGCAGCCTTCCTCATTATCAAAAGTTGAAG AAAATTCTGGATAAAATGGCAGAAGACTACAGGCAAAAGAAAGAAGCTTAA
- the MATR3 gene encoding matrin-3 isoform X2: MSKSFQQSSLSRDSQGHGRDLSAGIGLLAAATQSLNMPASLGRMNQGTARLASLMNLGMSSSLNQQGSHSALSSGSTSSHNLQSIFNIGSRGPLPLSSQHRGDADQATNILASFGLSARDLDELSRYPEDKITPENLPQILLQLKRRRAEEGYGRDGRSSTREPPYRVPRDDWEEKRHFRRDSFDDRGPSLNPVVDYDHGSRSQESGYYDRMDYEDDRLRDGERCRDESFYGETSHNYHKFDSEYDRMGRGPGPERSLFEKKRGAPPNSNIEDFHGFLPKGYPHLCSICDMPVHSNKEWNHHINGATHSRRCQLLLEIYPEWNPDSDSGHGMGDPFMLQQSTNPAPGILGPPPPPFHLGGPPVGPRGAGNGNMQGPRHMQKGRVETSRVVHIMDFQRGKNLRYQLLQLVEPFGIITNHLILNKINEAFIEMSTTEDAQAAVEYYSTTPALVFGKPVRVHLSQKYKRIKKPEGKPDQKTEPPKPELGRVIHLSNLPHSGYSDNAVLKLAEPYGKIKNYILMRMKSQAFIEMETREDALAMVEHCANKALWFQGRCVKVDLSEKYKKLVLRIPNKGVELLKKDKTRKRTYSPDSKDSPSDKKSKTEPAQKPESGNAEEKAKEEKQEDAAEPSGAKSGEQAEQDEPSLLLESEDELLVDEEEAAALLESGSSAGEDADVANLADVATEEKKDTPDDATVKTEGNAAATPAAKKKLKKRYVGGFPRSMEGFVTLDEVGDEEDSDHQKLRKAGLAAKAAGKGEDSLAEIKVDKMEEAEQEGETLENGTKSEESAKAESVEGSDAAAAQESEKNTQENTEPQGEQETKSVLEKPLVPDEFRIGPYQPNIPVENSG, translated from the exons ATGTCCAAGTCATTCCAGCAGTCATCTCTGAGTAGGGATTCCCAAGGTCATGGGCGTGACCTCTCTGCAGGAATAGGCCTTCTTGCTGCTGCTACCCAGTCTTTAAATATGCCAGCATCTCTTGGAAGGATGAACCAGGGTACTGCACGCCTTGCTAGCTTAATGAATCTTGGAATGAGTTCTTCATTGAACCAACAAGGATCTCATAGTGCACTGTCTTCTGGTAGTACCTCTTCCCATAATTTGCAGTCTATATTTAACATTGGAAGTAGAGGTCCGCTCCCTTTGTCTTCTCAGCACCGTGGAGATGCAGACCAGGCCACAAACATTTTGGCCAGCTTTGGTCTGTCTGCTAGAGACTTAGATGAACTGAGTCGCTATCCCGAGGACAAGATCACTCCTGAAAACTTGCCTCAGATCCTTCTACAACTTAAAAGGAGGAGAGCTGAAGAAGGTTATGGTAGAGATGGCAGATCATCCACACGGGAACCACCATACAGAGTACCTAGGGATGATTGGGAAGAAAAGAGGCATTTTAGAAGAGATAGCTTTGATGATCGTGGTCCTAGTCTCAACCCAGTGGTTGACTATGACCATGGAAGTCGTTCTCAAGAATCTGGTTATTATGACAGAATGGATTATGAAGATGACAGATTGAGAGATGGAGAAAGGTGTAGGGATGAATCTTTTTATGGTGAGACTTCGCATAACTATCATAAATTTGACAGTGAGTATGACAGAATGGGTCGTGGTCCTGGTCCCGAGAGATCTCTCTTTGAGAAAAAGAGAGGTGCTCCTCCAAATAGCAATATTGAAGACTTCCATGGATTCTTACCGAAGGGTTATCCCCATCTGTGCTCTATATGTGATATGCCAGTTCATTCTAATAAG GAGTGGAACCATCACATCAATGGAGCGACTCACAGCCGCcgctgtcagctgctgctggaaat aTACCCAGAATGGAATCCTGACAGTGATTCAGGGCATGGAAT GGGTGATCCCTTTATGTTGCAGCAATCTACAAACCCTGCACCAGGAATTTTGGGACCACCACCACCTCCATTCCACCTTGGAGGACCTCCTGTTGGGCCCAGAG gagctggaaatggaaatatGCAAGGACCCAGGCACATGCAGAAGGGCAGAGTG GAAACAAGCAGAGTCGTGCACATCATGGATTTCCAGAGGGGAAAGAACCTGAGAtatcagctgctccagctcgTTGAACCCTTTGGGATAATTACCAATCACCTGATCCTGAACAAAATCAATGAG GCATTTATTGAAATGTCAACCACTGAAGATGCCCAGGCTGCAGTGGAATATTATTCAACAACACCTGCCCTGGTGTTTGGTAAACCAGTCAGAGTCCACTTGTCACAGAAATACAAGAGAATAAAG AAGCCTGAGGGTAAACCTGACCAGAAGACTGAGCCACCAAAGCCAGAACTTGGTCGTGTGATCCACCTGAGCAACTTGCCCCACTCGGGCTACTCTGACAACGCCGTGCTCAAACTGGCTGAGCCCTACGGGAAGATCAAGAACTACATCCTCATGAGAATGAAAAGCCAG GCCTTTATTGAGATGGAGACCAGAGAAGATGCTTTGGCCATGGTTGAGCATTGTGCCAACAAAGCTCTTTGGTTCCAAGGCAGATGTGTGAAAGTGGATTTATCTGAAAAGTACAAGAAACTGGTGTTGAGG attccAAACAAAGGAGTTGAACTGctgaaaaaagataaaaccag AAAGAGAACATACTCCCCAGACAGCAAAGATTCTCCCAGTGATAAGAAGTCCAAAACAGAACCTGCTCAGAAACCTGAGAGTGgcaatgcagaagaaaaagcaaaagaggagAAACAGGAGGATGCTGCTGAGCCTTCAGGTGCCAAAAGTGGGGAACAGGCAGAGCAAGACGAGCCCAGTTTACTGCTGGAGTCTGAAGATGAGCTGCTGGTggatgaggaggaggcagcagcactgttaGAAAgtggcagctcagcaggggAGGATGCAGATGTTGCCAATTTAGCTGATGTGgctactgaggaaaaaaaagacacaccTGATGATGCGACTGTAAAAACTGAGGGGAATGCTGCAGCCACTCCAGCAGCCAAGAAAAAGCTCAAAAAG CGCTACGTGGGCGGATTCCCGCGCAGCATGGAGGGCTTCGTCACCCTGGACGAGGTGGGCGACGAGGAGGACTCGGACCACCAGAAACTGCGCAAGGCGGGGCTGGCGGCCAAGGCTGCGGGCAAGGGCGAGGACAGCCTGGCAGAGATCAAGGTGGACAAGATGGAGGAGGCGGAGCAGGAGGGTGAGACGTTGGAAAACGGCACCAAGAGCGAAGAGAGCGCCAAGGCTGAAAGCGTGGAGGGGTCTGATGCTGCCGCAGCGCAGGAGAGCGAGAAAAACACCCAGGAGaacacagagccccagggcgAGCAGGAAACAAAGAGTGTCCTGGAGAAACCTCTTGTCCCAGATGAGTTCAGGATTGGGCCATACCAGCCAAACATTCCTGTGG AAAATTCTGGATAA
- the PAIP2 gene encoding polyadenylate-binding protein-interacting protein 2 yields MRDVQVLTGALLSCRFGIGVAAMKDPSRSSTSPSIISEDVIINGHSHEDDNPFAEYMWMENEEEFNRQIEEELWEEEFIERCFQEMLEEEEEHEWFIPARDLPQTMDQIQDQFNDLVISDSSSLEDLVVKSNLNPNAKEFVPGVKYLNI; encoded by the exons ATGAGGGATGTGCAGGTGTTGACTGGTGCCCTGCTCAGTTGCAGGTTTGGGATCGGCGTGGCAGCCATGAAGGACCCGAGTCGCAGCAGTACCAGCCCCAGCATCATCAGCGAGGATGTGATCATCAACGGGCACTCCCACGAGGATGACAACCCCTTTGCTGAGTACATGTGGATGGAGAACGAGGAGGAGTTCAACAGGCAG ATCGAAGAGGAGTTGTGGGAAGAAGAATTTATCGAGCGCTGTttccaggagatgctggaagaggaggaggagcatGAGTGGTTTATTCCAGCCCGTGATCTCCCACAAACAATGGATCAAATCCAGGACCAGTTCAATGACCTTGTTATCAGTGACAGCTCATCGCTGGAGGATCTGGTG GTCAAGAGTAATCTGAATCCAAACGCAAAGGAGTTTGTTCCTGGGGTGAAGTACTTAAACATTTGA
- the MATR3 gene encoding matrin-3 isoform X3, whose product MSGARAAGWRRAVQRSSRESREWNHHINGATHSRRCQLLLEIYPEWNPDSDSGHGMGDPFMLQQSTNPAPGILGPPPPPFHLGGPPVGPRGAGNGNMQGPRHMQKGRVETSRVVHIMDFQRGKNLRYQLLQLVEPFGIITNHLILNKINEAFIEMSTTEDAQAAVEYYSTTPALVFGKPVRVHLSQKYKRIKKPEGKPDQKTEPPKPELGRVIHLSNLPHSGYSDNAVLKLAEPYGKIKNYILMRMKSQAFIEMETREDALAMVEHCANKALWFQGRCVKVDLSEKYKKLVLRIPNKGVELLKKDKTRKRTYSPDSKDSPSDKKSKTEPAQKPESGNAEEKAKEEKQEDAAEPSGAKSGEQAEQDEPSLLLESEDELLVDEEEAAALLESGSSAGEDADVANLADVATEEKKDTPDDATVKTEGNAAATPAAKKKLKKRYVGGFPRSMEGFVTLDEVGDEEDSDHQKLRKAGLAAKAAGKGEDSLAEIKVDKMEEAEQEGETLENGTKSEESAKAESVEGSDAAAAQESEKNTQENTEPQGEQETKSVLEKPLVPDEFRIGPYQPNIPVGVNYVVPKTGFYCKLCSLFYTNEDVAKKTHCSSLPHYQKLKKILDKMAEDYRQKKEA is encoded by the exons GAGTGGAACCATCACATCAATGGAGCGACTCACAGCCGCcgctgtcagctgctgctggaaat aTACCCAGAATGGAATCCTGACAGTGATTCAGGGCATGGAAT GGGTGATCCCTTTATGTTGCAGCAATCTACAAACCCTGCACCAGGAATTTTGGGACCACCACCACCTCCATTCCACCTTGGAGGACCTCCTGTTGGGCCCAGAG gagctggaaatggaaatatGCAAGGACCCAGGCACATGCAGAAGGGCAGAGTG GAAACAAGCAGAGTCGTGCACATCATGGATTTCCAGAGGGGAAAGAACCTGAGAtatcagctgctccagctcgTTGAACCCTTTGGGATAATTACCAATCACCTGATCCTGAACAAAATCAATGAG GCATTTATTGAAATGTCAACCACTGAAGATGCCCAGGCTGCAGTGGAATATTATTCAACAACACCTGCCCTGGTGTTTGGTAAACCAGTCAGAGTCCACTTGTCACAGAAATACAAGAGAATAAAG AAGCCTGAGGGTAAACCTGACCAGAAGACTGAGCCACCAAAGCCAGAACTTGGTCGTGTGATCCACCTGAGCAACTTGCCCCACTCGGGCTACTCTGACAACGCCGTGCTCAAACTGGCTGAGCCCTACGGGAAGATCAAGAACTACATCCTCATGAGAATGAAAAGCCAG GCCTTTATTGAGATGGAGACCAGAGAAGATGCTTTGGCCATGGTTGAGCATTGTGCCAACAAAGCTCTTTGGTTCCAAGGCAGATGTGTGAAAGTGGATTTATCTGAAAAGTACAAGAAACTGGTGTTGAGG attccAAACAAAGGAGTTGAACTGctgaaaaaagataaaaccag AAAGAGAACATACTCCCCAGACAGCAAAGATTCTCCCAGTGATAAGAAGTCCAAAACAGAACCTGCTCAGAAACCTGAGAGTGgcaatgcagaagaaaaagcaaaagaggagAAACAGGAGGATGCTGCTGAGCCTTCAGGTGCCAAAAGTGGGGAACAGGCAGAGCAAGACGAGCCCAGTTTACTGCTGGAGTCTGAAGATGAGCTGCTGGTggatgaggaggaggcagcagcactgttaGAAAgtggcagctcagcaggggAGGATGCAGATGTTGCCAATTTAGCTGATGTGgctactgaggaaaaaaaagacacaccTGATGATGCGACTGTAAAAACTGAGGGGAATGCTGCAGCCACTCCAGCAGCCAAGAAAAAGCTCAAAAAG CGCTACGTGGGCGGATTCCCGCGCAGCATGGAGGGCTTCGTCACCCTGGACGAGGTGGGCGACGAGGAGGACTCGGACCACCAGAAACTGCGCAAGGCGGGGCTGGCGGCCAAGGCTGCGGGCAAGGGCGAGGACAGCCTGGCAGAGATCAAGGTGGACAAGATGGAGGAGGCGGAGCAGGAGGGTGAGACGTTGGAAAACGGCACCAAGAGCGAAGAGAGCGCCAAGGCTGAAAGCGTGGAGGGGTCTGATGCTGCCGCAGCGCAGGAGAGCGAGAAAAACACCCAGGAGaacacagagccccagggcgAGCAGGAAACAAAGAGTGTCCTGGAGAAACCTCTTGTCCCAGATGAGTTCAGGATTGGGCCATACCAGCCAAACATTCCTGTGG GTGTGAATTATGTGGTACCCAAAACAGGGTTTTATTGCAAATTGTGTTCCCTGTTCTACACAAATGAAGATGTTGCAAAAAAGACCCATTGCAGCAGCCTTCCTCATTATCAAAAGTTGAAG AAAATTCTGGATAAAATGGCAGAAGACTACAGGCAAAAGAAAGAAGCTTAA